A DNA window from Streptomyces parvus contains the following coding sequences:
- a CDS encoding ATP-dependent RecD-like DNA helicase, with translation MSNLAVLEGVLERITYANEENGYTVARVDTGRGVGDLLTVVGALLGAQVGESLRMEGRWGSHSQYGKQFTVENYTTVLPATIQGIRRYLGSGLIKGIGPVMADRITTHFGVDTLDIIENAPKRLVEVPGLGPKRTKMIAAAWEEQKAIKEVMVFLQGVGVSTSIAVRIYKKYEDASISVVKNQPYRLAADVWGIGFLTADKIAQAVGIPHDSPERVKAGLQYALSHSSDQGHCYLPEERLIADGVKLLQVDTGLVIECLAELAADPEGVVREKVPSPEGGEPITAVYLVPFHRAELSLAGQIRRLLNTGEDRMPAFKDVDWGRALAWLTTRTGADLAPEQEQAVRLALSRKVAVLTGGPGCGKSFTVRSIVELARAKKAKVVLAAPTGRAAKRLSELTGAEASTVHRLLELKPGGAAAYDRDRPLDADLVVVDEASMLDLLLANKLVKAVAPGAHLLLVGDVDQLPSVGAGEVLSDLLAEGSPVPAVRLTRIFRQAQQSGVVTNAHRINAGQPPLTQGLSDFFLFVEDETEDAGKLAVDVAARRIPAKFRLDPRRDVQVLAPMHRGPAGAGHLNGLLQQAITPGRPDLPEKRFGGRVFRVGDKVTQIRNNYDKGENGVFNGTVGVVTGLDPDGQRLTVRTDEDEEIGYDFDELDELAHAYAMTIHRSQGSEYPAVVIPVTTSAWMMLQRNLLYTAVTRARKLVVLVGSRKAIGQAVRTVSAGRRCTALDFRLRGGSGEDFS, from the coding sequence ATGTCCAACTTGGCCGTCCTCGAAGGGGTCCTGGAGCGGATCACCTACGCCAACGAGGAGAACGGGTACACGGTCGCCCGCGTCGACACCGGGCGCGGGGTCGGCGACCTCCTCACCGTGGTCGGTGCGCTGCTCGGCGCGCAGGTCGGCGAGTCGCTGCGGATGGAGGGCCGTTGGGGCTCGCACTCCCAGTACGGCAAGCAGTTCACCGTGGAGAACTACACCACCGTCCTGCCCGCCACGATCCAGGGCATCCGCCGCTATCTCGGCTCCGGGCTGATCAAGGGCATCGGCCCGGTGATGGCCGACCGGATCACCACCCATTTCGGCGTCGACACCCTCGACATCATCGAGAACGCACCGAAGCGGCTCGTCGAGGTCCCCGGCCTCGGCCCCAAGCGCACGAAGATGATCGCGGCGGCGTGGGAGGAGCAGAAGGCGATCAAGGAGGTCATGGTCTTCCTCCAGGGCGTCGGCGTCTCCACCTCCATCGCCGTCCGCATCTACAAGAAGTACGAGGACGCCTCGATCTCCGTCGTGAAGAACCAGCCCTACCGGCTGGCCGCCGACGTCTGGGGCATCGGTTTCCTCACCGCCGACAAGATCGCCCAGGCCGTCGGCATCCCGCACGACAGTCCCGAGCGGGTCAAGGCCGGTCTGCAGTACGCCCTCTCCCACTCCTCCGACCAGGGGCACTGCTATCTCCCGGAGGAACGGCTCATCGCGGACGGCGTCAAGCTGCTCCAGGTCGACACCGGGCTGGTCATCGAGTGCCTGGCCGAGCTGGCCGCCGATCCGGAGGGCGTCGTACGGGAGAAGGTGCCGTCGCCCGAGGGCGGCGAGCCGATCACGGCGGTCTACCTCGTCCCCTTCCACCGGGCCGAGCTGTCCCTCGCCGGGCAGATCAGGCGGCTGCTGAACACCGGCGAGGACCGGATGCCCGCCTTCAAAGACGTCGACTGGGGCCGGGCCCTGGCCTGGCTCACCACACGTACGGGGGCCGATCTCGCGCCCGAGCAGGAGCAGGCCGTACGCCTCGCGCTCAGCCGCAAGGTGGCCGTCCTGACCGGCGGCCCCGGCTGCGGCAAGTCGTTCACCGTCCGGTCGATCGTCGAGCTGGCCCGGGCGAAGAAGGCCAAGGTGGTGCTCGCCGCCCCCACCGGGCGCGCCGCCAAACGCCTCTCCGAGCTGACCGGGGCCGAGGCGTCCACCGTGCACCGGCTGCTGGAGCTGAAGCCGGGCGGGGCCGCGGCGTACGACCGGGACCGCCCGCTGGACGCCGATCTGGTCGTCGTCGACGAGGCGTCGATGCTCGATCTGCTGCTCGCCAACAAGCTCGTGAAGGCGGTGGCACCCGGTGCCCACCTCCTCCTCGTGGGCGATGTCGACCAACTGCCCTCGGTCGGGGCGGGGGAGGTGCTGAGCGATCTGCTCGCGGAGGGCAGTCCGGTCCCCGCCGTCCGGCTGACCCGGATCTTCCGGCAGGCCCAGCAGTCGGGGGTCGTGACCAACGCCCACCGCATCAACGCGGGACAGCCGCCCCTCACCCAGGGTCTGAGCGACTTCTTCCTCTTCGTGGAGGACGAGACGGAGGACGCGGGCAAGCTCGCCGTGGATGTCGCGGCCCGTCGCATCCCGGCCAAGTTCCGCCTCGACCCCCGCCGTGACGTGCAGGTCCTCGCCCCGATGCACCGGGGCCCGGCCGGCGCGGGCCATCTGAACGGACTGCTCCAGCAGGCCATCACCCCGGGCCGCCCCGACCTCCCCGAGAAGCGGTTCGGCGGCCGGGTCTTCCGGGTCGGCGACAAGGTGACCCAGATCCGCAACAACTACGACAAGGGCGAGAACGGCGTCTTCAACGGCACCGTCGGCGTCGTCACCGGCCTCGACCCGGACGGACAGAGGCTCACCGTCCGCACCGACGAGGACGAGGAGATCGGCTACGACTTCGACGAGCTGGACGAGCTGGCCCACGCGTACGCCATGACGATCCACCGCTCCCAGGGCAGCGAGTATCCGGCCGTCGTCATCCCCGTCACCACCAGTGCCTGGATGATGCTCCAGCGCAACCTGCTCTACACCGCCGTCACCCGCGCCAGGAAGCTCGTCGTGCTCGTCGGGTCACGTAAGGCGATCGGCCAGGCTGTCCGCACGGTTTCCGCAGGCAGGCGCTGTACGGCACTGGATTTCCGGCTCCGGGGCGGCTCCGGCGAAGACTTCTCGTGA
- a CDS encoding ABATE domain-containing protein: MRAGFPDFRLGTVLATSFTGTLSERYGDAVERIPVPRRLIDWLAVYGLAVDSCTPEQLDLARELRESIHAAATAAALGEALPAAAVQVIGDRSVEGRAAAVLTPEGERRWRLGSSSVEDALGVIAADAVDVIAGERDGKLALCASPTCRAAFFDASQSRTRKWCDMNTCGNRQKKARFNAARSRGESAR, from the coding sequence ATGCGTGCTGGCTTTCCTGATTTCCGCCTCGGCACCGTGCTGGCGACGAGCTTCACGGGGACCCTGTCGGAGCGTTACGGCGATGCCGTGGAGCGGATCCCCGTTCCGCGGCGGCTCATCGACTGGCTGGCGGTGTACGGCCTCGCCGTGGACTCCTGCACTCCTGAACAGCTCGACCTCGCGCGGGAGTTGAGGGAGTCGATCCACGCCGCCGCGACGGCCGCCGCGCTCGGGGAGGCTCTGCCCGCCGCCGCGGTGCAGGTCATCGGCGACCGCAGCGTCGAAGGGCGGGCGGCGGCGGTCCTGACCCCCGAGGGGGAGCGGCGCTGGCGGCTCGGCTCCTCCTCCGTGGAGGACGCCCTCGGCGTGATCGCCGCCGACGCGGTCGACGTCATCGCGGGCGAACGGGACGGAAAGCTGGCCCTGTGCGCCTCACCGACGTGCCGGGCCGCTTTCTTCGACGCCAGCCAGAGCCGTACGCGTAAGTGGTGCGACATGAACACCTGCGGCAACCGTCAGAAGAAGGCGCGCTTCAACGCCGCCCGGAGCAGGGGCGAGAGCGCACGCTGA
- a CDS encoding epoxide hydrolase family protein, with protein MPRPTSDVHTTSDVHAYETHASDAELDDLRARLAAARLPEAETVRGAPPGPRRWDQGVPLADLADVVEYWRTGYDWRAFEERLNRMGQFRTTLDGLGIHFLHRRSARADAVPLLLTHGWPGSVVEFLHVMDELADPQDAESPAFHVVAPSLPGFGFSDRPATTGWGTERIAAGWVELMGRLGYGRFLAHGGDWGGNITTVLGGRFPDEVLGVHSTFAEAPPGLTTDGLTEAERRWTEETRDFWGRRAAYAKQQATRPQTIGYALVDSPVGLLAWILDKFAEWSDTEDSPFETISRDRVLDNVTLYWLTRTGASAARIYYESHASLDPALRVDVPSAITMYPRDIEKTPRPWAEERYRNIVRWRSPGSGGHFPSLEMPAFFVTDLREGLAAVLAAREAA; from the coding sequence ATGCCCCGCCCGACCAGCGACGTACACACAACCAGCGATGTACACGCCTACGAGACCCACGCGTCCGACGCCGAACTCGACGATCTGCGGGCGCGCCTGGCCGCCGCGCGGCTGCCGGAGGCCGAGACCGTCCGGGGCGCGCCGCCCGGCCCCCGCCGATGGGACCAGGGCGTTCCGCTGGCCGACCTCGCCGATGTCGTGGAGTACTGGCGTACGGGATACGACTGGCGGGCGTTCGAGGAGCGCCTGAACCGGATGGGCCAGTTCCGTACGACCCTCGACGGGCTGGGCATCCACTTCCTGCACCGCCGGTCCGCGCGCGCGGACGCCGTGCCGCTGCTCCTGACGCACGGCTGGCCGGGCAGCGTGGTCGAATTCCTCCACGTCATGGACGAGTTGGCGGACCCCCAGGATGCGGAGTCACCGGCGTTCCATGTCGTGGCCCCGTCGCTGCCGGGCTTCGGTTTCAGTGACAGGCCGGCCACCACCGGGTGGGGTACCGAGAGGATCGCGGCCGGGTGGGTGGAGCTGATGGGGAGGCTCGGATACGGCCGGTTCCTGGCCCATGGCGGCGACTGGGGCGGCAACATCACCACGGTGCTGGGCGGCAGGTTCCCGGACGAGGTGCTCGGCGTCCACTCCACGTTCGCCGAGGCCCCGCCCGGCCTGACCACGGACGGGCTGACGGAGGCCGAGCGCAGGTGGACCGAGGAGACCCGCGACTTCTGGGGCCGCCGCGCGGCGTACGCGAAGCAGCAGGCGACGCGCCCCCAGACCATCGGCTACGCGCTCGTCGACTCACCGGTCGGGCTGCTCGCCTGGATTCTCGACAAGTTCGCCGAGTGGTCGGACACCGAGGACAGCCCGTTCGAGACGATCTCCCGGGACCGCGTCCTCGACAACGTCACCCTGTACTGGCTGACGCGGACGGGTGCGTCGGCGGCCCGTATCTATTACGAGAGCCACGCCTCCCTCGATCCCGCGCTCCGGGTCGACGTGCCGTCGGCGATCACCATGTATCCCCGCGACATCGAGAAGACTCCGCGCCCCTGGGCCGAGGAGCGGTACCGGAACATCGTGCGGTGGCGGTCGCCCGGTTCCGGGGGCCATTTCCCTTCGTTGGAGATGCCCGCCTTCTTCGTCACCGATCTGCGGGAGGGCCTCGCGGCGGTGCTGGCCGCCCGCGAGGCCGCATGA
- a CDS encoding helix-turn-helix transcriptional regulator, which translates to MGTKQGPRTPRQKYGEELRLRRVAAGLTQEALSEMVVCSPTLISHYEAGRRLPSPDDARRIDKALGPDGFFERWLEDLETKYTDHFAAVAELEQQAVLIQQFALTLVPGLLQTDDYARALFQAYRPNHRREEVDQDVVIRTERARLLDGPMNPVMWTLLDEAVLRRRVGGRQVMATQLRKVADMAESGRLRLHVLPFEAGAHSLQQSLLTLMSFADSAPVAYVEGFQTGNLMDDPRLVASSRSAYDLALGDALSHQESVARVRAAAEEHEHGHH; encoded by the coding sequence ATGGGCACGAAGCAGGGGCCGCGCACGCCGAGGCAGAAGTACGGCGAGGAGCTGCGGCTGCGGCGCGTCGCGGCCGGGCTGACGCAGGAGGCCCTGAGTGAGATGGTCGTGTGCTCACCGACCCTCATCAGCCATTACGAGGCGGGGCGGCGGCTGCCCAGTCCGGATGACGCACGGCGGATCGACAAAGCTCTGGGGCCGGACGGGTTCTTCGAGCGGTGGCTGGAGGACCTGGAGACCAAGTACACCGACCATTTCGCGGCCGTGGCGGAGCTGGAGCAGCAAGCGGTGCTCATCCAGCAATTCGCGCTGACACTCGTACCCGGTCTCTTGCAGACGGACGATTACGCACGAGCCCTGTTCCAGGCGTACCGGCCCAACCACCGGCGGGAGGAGGTTGACCAAGACGTTGTCATTCGAACAGAGCGTGCCCGACTCCTCGACGGCCCGATGAATCCCGTGATGTGGACCCTGCTGGACGAGGCGGTGCTGCGACGGCGGGTCGGTGGCCGGCAGGTCATGGCCACGCAGCTGCGCAAGGTCGCCGACATGGCAGAGTCCGGGCGACTGCGGCTGCATGTGCTGCCGTTCGAGGCCGGAGCTCACTCACTCCAGCAGAGCCTGTTGACGCTGATGAGCTTCGCGGACTCCGCCCCGGTGGCGTATGTCGAGGGCTTTCAGACAGGCAACCTGATGGATGATCCACGCTTGGTGGCGTCCAGTCGCTCAGCCTACGATCTCGCTCTGGGCGATGCGTTGTCGCACCAGGAGTCGGTGGCCCGCGTGCGGGCCGCAGCGGAGGAGCACGAGCATGGTCACCATTAG
- a CDS encoding DUF397 domain-containing protein gives MVTIRRSVADPSTLTGWFKSSYSGGDQGECLEVARGHAAVPVRDSKAADGPAIVFSADGWSSFVTALKGGRLSA, from the coding sequence ATGGTCACCATTAGGCGGAGCGTCGCGGACCCGTCCACCCTCACCGGCTGGTTCAAGTCCAGCTACAGCGGCGGGGACCAAGGCGAGTGCCTTGAGGTCGCCCGCGGCCATGCCGCCGTCCCCGTCCGCGACAGCAAGGCCGCCGACGGTCCGGCCATCGTCTTCTCGGCCGACGGATGGTCGTCCTTCGTCACCGCGCTCAAGGGCGGGCGCCTCTCGGCCTGA
- a CDS encoding peptidoglycan recognition family protein — protein MNLPQPSRRHILLAGAGGLAAAALPGTAHARAAVVEPDIDSTAQWQARPPRTPVSLVGKRPAKIIVHHTVSADTADVSRAQAHRHAHWVQDLHMDENGWTDTGYHFLVSRGGWITEGRHRSLSTLRGGSDFVLGAHTSGQNDQAIGIANEGAYHDGAQPPRAQWEVLVALCAYVCHQYGIAPSRLYGHKDFGDTLCPGILHDKLPRLRSEVAASMG, from the coding sequence GTGAACCTTCCGCAGCCGTCCCGTCGCCACATCCTGCTCGCCGGAGCCGGCGGCCTGGCCGCAGCCGCCTTACCGGGCACGGCCCATGCCCGCGCCGCCGTCGTCGAACCGGACATCGACAGCACGGCGCAGTGGCAGGCCCGTCCGCCGCGGACCCCGGTCAGCCTGGTCGGCAAGCGGCCGGCGAAGATCATCGTGCACCATACGGTCAGCGCCGACACCGCCGACGTCTCCCGCGCCCAGGCCCACCGCCACGCCCACTGGGTCCAGGACCTCCACATGGACGAGAACGGGTGGACCGACACCGGTTACCACTTCCTCGTCAGCCGGGGCGGCTGGATCACCGAGGGCCGCCACCGCAGCCTCAGCACCCTGCGCGGCGGCAGCGACTTCGTCCTCGGCGCCCACACGTCCGGCCAGAACGACCAGGCCATCGGCATCGCCAACGAGGGCGCGTACCACGACGGCGCACAGCCGCCGCGGGCCCAGTGGGAGGTCCTGGTGGCGCTCTGCGCGTACGTCTGCCACCAGTACGGCATCGCGCCCAGCCGCCTCTACGGGCACAAGGACTTCGGCGACACCCTCTGCCCGGGCATCCTGCACGACAAGCTGCCGCGGCTGCGGAGCGAGGTCGCGGCGAGCATGGGCTGA
- a CDS encoding GH25 family lysozyme translates to MLAYRSPSRRLKRSRCALPAGALGAAVALIVTGTGTAAAAPPAPDEPVRSGQAWMGAGTRIEQGPASSSAAGGVTPMDTSGVQGIDVSHWQGAINWGSVKAAGIDFAYMKATEGTTFKDSRFSANYTGSYNAGLIRGAYHFARPDVSNGATQAGYFASSGGGWSGDGKTLPGVLDIEHNPYGAMCYGLSTTQMRTWINDFYNTYKARTTRDVVIYTTASWWNTCTGSWTGMAAKSPLWIAHWGTASPTVPSGFPTWTIWQYTATGRVGGVSGDVDRNKFNGSFARLQALANNTA, encoded by the coding sequence ATGCTCGCGTACCGTTCTCCGTCCCGCCGACTCAAGAGATCCCGATGCGCTCTGCCGGCCGGTGCGCTCGGCGCTGCCGTGGCGCTGATCGTGACCGGAACGGGCACGGCCGCCGCCGCGCCGCCCGCACCCGACGAGCCGGTCCGGTCCGGCCAGGCGTGGATGGGGGCGGGCACCCGCATCGAGCAGGGCCCCGCGTCGTCCTCGGCGGCGGGCGGGGTCACGCCGATGGACACCAGCGGCGTCCAGGGCATCGACGTCTCCCACTGGCAGGGGGCGATCAACTGGGGTTCGGTGAAGGCCGCGGGCATCGACTTCGCCTACATGAAGGCCACCGAGGGCACCACCTTCAAGGACAGCCGGTTCAGCGCGAACTACACCGGCTCCTACAACGCCGGCCTGATCCGGGGCGCGTACCACTTCGCCCGCCCCGACGTCTCCAACGGGGCGACGCAGGCGGGCTACTTCGCGAGCAGCGGCGGAGGGTGGTCCGGGGACGGCAAGACCCTCCCCGGGGTGCTGGACATCGAGCACAACCCGTACGGCGCCATGTGCTACGGCCTCTCCACGACCCAGATGCGGACGTGGATCAACGACTTCTACAACACGTACAAGGCGCGCACCACCCGGGACGTCGTCATCTACACGACGGCCAGCTGGTGGAACACCTGCACCGGCAGCTGGACCGGCATGGCCGCCAAGTCGCCGCTCTGGATCGCCCATTGGGGCACCGCCAGCCCGACCGTCCCCAGCGGCTTCCCCACCTGGACGATCTGGCAGTACACGGCCACCGGCCGGGTCGGCGGAGTCTCCGGCGACGTGGACCGCAACAAGTTCAACGGCAGCTTCGCGCGGCTCCAGGCCCTCGCCAACAACACGGCGTAA
- a CDS encoding RNHCP domain-containing protein, whose protein sequence is MSSLDTFTCVRCGLTVAAYAPDGSRRNHCPSCLHSQHLVDHVEGGRSDCEGRMTPISIAVLRTGDWMVVHRCTRCDELTSNPVCADDNQLILMRMAVRPLAQPPFPLEAFGDL, encoded by the coding sequence ATGTCCTCCCTGGACACCTTCACCTGCGTCCGCTGCGGACTGACCGTCGCCGCGTACGCACCCGACGGCAGTCGGCGCAACCACTGCCCCAGCTGCCTGCACTCGCAGCACCTCGTCGACCACGTCGAGGGCGGCCGCTCCGACTGCGAGGGCCGGATGACCCCGATCTCCATCGCCGTGCTGCGCACCGGCGACTGGATGGTCGTCCACCGCTGCACCCGCTGCGACGAGCTGACCTCGAACCCGGTCTGCGCGGACGACAACCAGCTGATCCTGATGCGGATGGCCGTACGTCCGCTGGCTCAGCCGCCCTTCCCGCTCGAAGCCTTCGGTGACCTGTGA
- a CDS encoding RNHCP domain-containing protein, which yields MTRRGPRRGSGRRAQRAKDVLHGPAGARGDAFRCVGCRLDVPLAAPGTAHRNHCPSCLVSLHVDGRVPGDRAAGCRGRMAPLSLSVRQDGEWMLIHHCLACGRLSANRIAGDDNALALVRLALRPLADAAIPVRAMLAL from the coding sequence ATGACGCGGCGGGGACCCCGGCGGGGATCGGGACGACGTGCGCAGCGGGCCAAGGACGTGCTGCACGGGCCGGCCGGGGCGCGCGGTGACGCGTTCCGGTGCGTCGGCTGCCGGCTCGACGTTCCGCTCGCGGCGCCGGGCACCGCTCACCGTAATCACTGCCCGTCCTGCCTGGTCAGCCTGCATGTGGACGGCCGGGTACCGGGTGACAGGGCGGCGGGGTGCCGCGGGCGGATGGCGCCCCTGAGCCTGTCGGTGCGGCAGGACGGGGAGTGGATGCTCATCCACCACTGCCTCGCGTGCGGGCGGCTCAGCGCCAACCGCATCGCGGGCGACGACAACGCGCTGGCCCTCGTCCGGCTCGCGCTGCGGCCGCTCGCGGACGCGGCGATTCCCGTGCGGGCGATGCTCGCCCTGTGA
- a CDS encoding DUF664 domain-containing protein: MTESAAEEWPEPPLAGTEAAAVLGALERQRATLAWKTSGLDADGLRAAVGASSVTLGGLLKHLAHVEDSHFARLWLGVPVGAPWNAVDWASDPDWAYRSAAQDAPDRLRALWRESAARSRAVVEEALSTGAGLDQLGAYVTRGGERPHLRRILLDLVEEYARHVGHADLIRESVDGLTGEDPG, encoded by the coding sequence ATGACGGAGAGCGCAGCGGAGGAATGGCCCGAACCTCCCCTCGCCGGTACGGAGGCGGCGGCCGTCCTCGGCGCGCTGGAACGCCAGCGGGCCACGCTGGCCTGGAAGACCTCCGGCCTGGACGCGGACGGACTGCGGGCCGCGGTCGGCGCGTCCTCCGTCACCCTGGGCGGTCTGCTCAAGCACCTGGCGCATGTCGAGGACAGCCACTTCGCCCGCCTCTGGCTCGGGGTCCCGGTCGGCGCGCCCTGGAACGCGGTCGACTGGGCCAGCGACCCGGACTGGGCCTACCGCTCCGCCGCCCAGGATGCCCCCGACCGACTACGCGCCCTGTGGCGGGAGTCGGCGGCCCGCTCCCGGGCCGTGGTCGAGGAGGCGCTCAGCACCGGCGCCGGCCTGGACCAGCTCGGCGCGTATGTCACCCGCGGAGGTGAACGCCCCCACCTCCGCCGCATCCTCCTGGACCTCGTCGAGGAGTACGCCCGCCATGTCGGCCACGCCGACCTCATCCGCGAGTCGGTCGACGGCCTGACGGGCGAGGACCCGGGGTGA
- a CDS encoding sugar phosphate isomerase/epimerase has translation MTNADLARLSINQETVKQWSLPELAEGCAKAGIGKVGLWRAPVRAYGVERTARLLAAAGLTVTSLCRGGFFTALDPAERARALDDNRAAIDEAAALSTDTLVLVSGGLPSGSRDLRGARERVAEALAVLGPYAAERDVRLAIEPLHPMYASDRCVVSTLAQALDLAERFPAEQVGVVVDTYHLWWDDQAPAQIARAGRGGRIHSFQLADWITPLPAGVLLGRGQLGDGSVDFRAFRREVESAGFDGPVEVEIFNEALWARDGAEVLAEVAERYVQHAC, from the coding sequence ATGACCAACGCGGACCTGGCCCGTCTGAGCATCAACCAGGAGACCGTCAAGCAGTGGTCGCTGCCGGAGCTGGCCGAGGGCTGCGCCAAGGCGGGCATCGGCAAGGTCGGCCTGTGGCGGGCCCCGGTGCGGGCGTACGGCGTCGAGCGCACGGCCCGACTCCTCGCGGCCGCCGGGCTGACCGTCACCAGCCTCTGCCGGGGCGGCTTCTTCACCGCCCTCGACCCCGCCGAACGCGCCCGCGCCCTGGACGACAACCGGGCGGCGATCGACGAGGCGGCGGCCCTGTCCACCGACACCCTGGTCCTGGTCTCCGGCGGTCTCCCGTCCGGCAGCCGCGATCTGCGCGGCGCCCGCGAGCGGGTGGCCGAGGCGCTGGCGGTCCTCGGCCCGTACGCCGCCGAACGCGACGTACGCCTGGCGATCGAGCCGCTCCACCCGATGTACGCGTCCGACCGCTGCGTGGTCTCCACCCTCGCCCAGGCCCTGGACCTCGCGGAACGCTTCCCGGCCGAACAGGTCGGGGTGGTCGTGGACACCTACCACCTCTGGTGGGACGACCAGGCGCCCGCCCAGATCGCCCGCGCGGGCCGGGGCGGCCGTATCCACTCCTTCCAGTTGGCCGACTGGATCACCCCGCTCCCGGCGGGCGTCCTGCTCGGCCGGGGACAACTGGGCGACGGAAGCGTCGACTTCCGGGCGTTCCGCCGGGAAGTGGAATCCGCCGGCTTCGACGGCCCGGTCGAGGTGGAGATCTTCAACGAGGCGCTGTGGGCCCGCGACGGGGCGGAGGTCCTGGCGGAAGTGGCGGAACGGTACGTGCAACATGCCTGCTGA
- a CDS encoding dihydrodipicolinate synthase family protein has translation MTTTIHLPQGPYTPRATPLTLTPGVGAPSSRTVFSAAHVVADPYADIGPDDPAAVDWESTLAFRRHLWAHGLGVAEAMDTAQRGMGLDWAGAAELIRRSAAEAKAVGGRIACGVGTDQLPSAGEVTLADVRTAYEQQLALAEEHGVQPILMASRALARAARGPEDYLATYAHLLRQALEPVVLHWLGPMFDPALEGYWGSRDLDEATDTFLKVIAEHPDKVDGIKISLLDAAREVDVRRRLPGGVRCYTGDDFNYPELIAGDERGFSHALLGIFDPLGPLAAHAVRVLDTGDVDGFRDLLDPTVELSRHLFQRPTRFYKTGVVFLAWLAGHQDHFTMVGGLQSARSLPHLATAYELADGLGLFPDPDLAAHRMRALLAVHGGAR, from the coding sequence ATGACGACCACGATCCACCTCCCGCAGGGCCCCTACACCCCCCGCGCCACCCCGCTCACCCTGACGCCGGGCGTCGGGGCCCCCTCCTCCCGTACGGTCTTCTCGGCGGCGCACGTGGTCGCGGACCCGTACGCGGACATCGGCCCGGACGACCCGGCGGCCGTCGACTGGGAGTCCACGCTCGCGTTCCGCCGCCACCTGTGGGCGCACGGCCTGGGCGTCGCGGAGGCCATGGACACCGCGCAGCGCGGGATGGGCCTGGACTGGGCGGGCGCGGCCGAACTGATCCGCCGCTCGGCCGCCGAGGCGAAGGCGGTGGGCGGCCGGATCGCCTGCGGCGTGGGCACCGACCAGCTGCCGTCGGCGGGCGAGGTCACGCTCGCGGACGTCCGCACGGCCTACGAGCAGCAACTCGCCCTGGCCGAGGAGCACGGCGTCCAGCCGATCCTCATGGCGTCGCGTGCCCTGGCCCGCGCCGCCCGAGGCCCCGAGGACTACCTCGCCACGTACGCCCATCTCCTGCGCCAGGCGTTGGAACCGGTGGTCCTGCACTGGCTGGGCCCGATGTTCGACCCGGCCCTGGAGGGCTACTGGGGCAGCCGCGACCTCGACGAGGCCACCGACACCTTCCTCAAGGTCATCGCCGAGCACCCGGACAAGGTGGACGGCATCAAGATCTCCCTCCTGGACGCGGCCCGTGAGGTCGACGTCCGCCGCCGCCTCCCGGGCGGGGTGCGCTGCTACACGGGTGACGACTTCAACTACCCGGAGCTGATCGCGGGCGACGAGCGCGGCTTCAGCCACGCGCTGTTGGGCATCTTCGACCCGCTGGGCCCGCTGGCGGCGCACGCGGTACGGGTGCTGGACACGGGGGACGTGGACGGCTTCCGGGACCTCCTCGACCCCACGGTCGAGCTGTCCCGCCACCTCTTCCAGCGGCCCACCCGCTTCTACAAGACGGGTGTGGTGTTCCTGGCCTGGCTGGCCGGCCACCAGGACCACTTCACGATGGTGGGCGGACTCCAGTCGGCCCGCTCGCTGCCGCATCTGGCGACGGCGTACGAACTGGCCGACGGTCTCGGCCTGTTCCCGGACCCCGACCTGGCCGCACACCGCATGCGCGCGCTGCTCGCCGTCCACGGAGGCGCCCGATGA